A single region of the Malus sylvestris chromosome 8, drMalSylv7.2, whole genome shotgun sequence genome encodes:
- the LOC126632953 gene encoding 40S ribosomal protein S17-2-like, whose amino-acid sequence MGRVRTKTVKKSSRQVIERYYSRMTLDFHTNKKILEEVAIIPSKRLRNKIAGFSTHLMKRIQKGPVRGISLKLQEEERERRMDFVPEESAIKTDEISVDKETLDMLSSLGMADMPGVKRVDPEAQTQNLGGFGRGGPRRY is encoded by the coding sequence ATGGGCCGCGTTCGCACAAAGACGGTGAAGAAGTCATCTCGCCAGGTTATCGAGCGATACTACTCGCGCATGACCCTGGACTTCCACACCAACAAGAAGATCCTGGAAGAAGTCGCCATCATCCCCTCCAAGCGCCTCCGCAACAAGATCGCCGGATTCTCTACCCACCTCATGAAGCGGATCCAGAAGGGCCCGGTTCGCGGTATCTCCCTAAAGCTGCAGGAGGAGGAGCGCGAGCGCCGTATGGACTTCGTCCCCGAAGAGTCCGCCATCAAGACCGACGAGATCTCCGTGGACAAGGAAACTCTCGACATGCTCTCCTCTCTCGGCATGGCTGACATGCCTGGGGTCAAGCGGGTCGACCCGGAAGCTCAGACTCAGAATCTCGGCGGGTTCGGGCGTGGCGGTCCCAGGAGGTACTAA